In Cololabis saira isolate AMF1-May2022 chromosome 4, fColSai1.1, whole genome shotgun sequence, one DNA window encodes the following:
- the LOC133442507 gene encoding E3 SUMO-protein ligase ZBED1-like, whose translation MPSRKHLNKVVLPALYNECRAKVEEEIHKGMFYASTTDMWSSRTTHPYMSLTIHFIDQAWNLRSRCLQTSYFPEDHTGQEIARGLSEALESWGLNQDRLVCVTTDNASNNILALELMNETTRLQCFGHRLHLAIGRGVKVHQVERAVGVCKKIVAAFSNSWKRRRELAKAQAEQNPPLPSHQLITETPTRWGSMQAMVERVIEQEKALSQVLRADKKTRHLVLTWQDMDVLESMNKALSPLKEFTDALSGELYPSVSYLKPVLHLFNNQILKHQDGDTELTTTIKEGILKYLNEKYDDEKTQELLDMASLVDPRFKTTYIKQERVDYIKTRAAAELQKLVAEQAEQEAAPLPSAATARDQDEPEEVPAKKKKKSLSSYFKTAAKPSQAAPHSSRESIENELNLYLLLDAGPDTDPLEWWKKNEGHFPHVAKLARKYLCIPATSSPSERAFSASGNIVSCQRSALKPARVDQLVFLALNL comes from the exons ATGCCCAGCCGAAAACACCTGAATAAGGTCGTGTTACCTGCTTTATATAATGAGTGCCGCGCCAAAGTGGAGGAGGAGATACACAAGGGGATGTTCTACGCTTCAACAACAGATATGTGGTCGAGCCGAACGACACATCCATATATGAGCCTGACAATACATTTCATCGACCAAGCTTGGAACCTCCGCAGTCGGTGTTTACAGACAAGTTATTTTCCAGAAGACCACACTGGACAAGAGATAGCCAGAGGTCTCAGTGAAGCTCTTGAGTCGTGGGGACTGAATCAGGATCGCCTCGTATGTGTCACCACAGACAACGCCAGCAACAACATCCTTGCCCTTGAGCTGATGAATGAAACGACACGCCTGCAGTGCTTTGGCCACCGTCTTCATCTAGCCATTG GGAGGGGTGTGAAAGTACACCAGGTGGAACGAGCAGTCGGCGTCTGCAAGAAGATTGTGGCTGCCTTCTCCAATTCATGGAAAAGAAGACGGGAGCTTGCCAAAGCTCAAGCAGAGCAAAATCCACCCTTGCCCAGTCATCAGCTTATCACAGAAACCCCTACAAGGTGGGGCTCTATGCAAGCGATGGTTGAAAGGGTGATTGAGCAGGAGAAAGCTCTCTCACAGGTCCTCCGTGCCGACAAAAAAACACGTCACCTGGTCCTAACCTGGCAGGACATGGACGTTCTGGAGTCCATGAACAAGGCACTGAGTCCTCTCAAGGAGTTTACAGATGCCTTGTCTGGGGAGCTCTACCCAAGTGTTTCCTACTTGAAACCCGTCCTCCATCTGTTCAACAACCAGATACTCAAGCATCAGGATGGCGACACTGAGCTCACCACGACCATCAAAGAGGGCATACTAAAATACCTAAATGAGAAGTATGATGACGAGAAAACCCAGGAGCTGCTTGACATGGCTTCTCTTGTCGACCCTCGGTTCAAAACCACATACATCAAACAAGAGAGGGTGGACTACATCAAGACAAGAgcggctgcagagctgcagaagctGGTGGCCGAACAAGCAGAGCAGGAGGCAGCCCCCCTTCCATCAGCTGCAACTGCCAGAGATCAGGATGAGCCAGAGGAGGTTCCTgctaagaagaaaaagaagagtttGAGCAGCTACTTTAAAACAGCAGCAAAGCCAAGCCAAGCGGCCCCTCATTCAAGCAGAGAATCCATTGAAAATGAGCTCAACCTCTATCTCCTACTGGACGCTGGTCCAGACACAGATCCACTGGAATGGTGGAAGAAGAATGAGGGACATTTTCCCCATGTGGCCAAGCTAGCGAGGAAATATCTGTGCATCCCTGCCACAAGTTCCCCATCAGAGCGGGCTTTCAGTGCAAGTGGGAACATTGTGTCATGCCAGAGGTCAGCACTGAAACCAGCAAGAGTTGACCAGCTTGTATTCCTAGCACTCAACCTGTAG